In Candidatus Dadabacteria bacterium, the sequence TTTCGGGTTTAACGGATGGGCTAAGTACCCAGATTGGGAAAACGACGACATGATTCCGGGGTTTGTGGCCGAGACCCTTCGTCTTGACTCAGAAACCCCCGCATGTGTTGGAAAGAAAATCATTCTTGAGGGCGGAAGCATTGACGTAAACGGAGAGGGCTCCCTAATAACAACTAAGCAGTGTCTTCTAAGTACGGACAAACAGGCAAGAAATCCTTCTTTCGGGAAAAACGACTACAAGGCAGTGTTCTCTGAGTATTTCGGCGCAACGAACGTTCTCTGGCTTAACGGAGGCATAGAGGGAGATGATACAAACGGCCATGTTGACGATATATGCAGGTTTACGGGTCCCAGCACGGTTGTCTTATGCCTTGAGAACAGCGTTGAAGACCCGAATTACCGTCCGCTTCGCGAAAACCTTGAGATACTCCAAGACCTAGAGCTTGAGGACGGAGGAAAAATTGAAATCGTCCCCCTCCCGATGCCATCACCGCTTTTTTTCGACGGCGAAAGACTTCCGGCAACTTACGCCAATTTCTACGTCTCAAACGAAAAAGTTCTCGTCCCCATCTATAACGATCCGAAAGACTGCGAGGCGCTTGGCGTACTGTCGGAACTTTTCCCCAAAAGATATGTCGTTGGAATTGACTGCATCGACCTTGTGTGGGGATTCGGAGCTATCCACTGCATGACAAAGGAAGAGCCTCTTCGCTGA encodes:
- a CDS encoding agmatine deiminase family protein, producing the protein MSDSSAVRYRLPAEWEPHDATWLVWPQNVSDWPGKFSGIKRVYREIVSHLSESEKVRIIVDPGGTQKRAEGFLREELTDLGNVEFYECPTDRSWIRDSGPFFVRDDSGGLSVLDFGFNGWAKYPDWENDDMIPGFVAETLRLDSETPACVGKKIILEGGSIDVNGEGSLITTKQCLLSTDKQARNPSFGKNDYKAVFSEYFGATNVLWLNGGIEGDDTNGHVDDICRFTGPSTVVLCLENSVEDPNYRPLRENLEILQDLELEDGGKIEIVPLPMPSPLFFDGERLPATYANFYVSNEKVLVPIYNDPKDCEALGVLSELFPKRYVVGIDCIDLVWGFGAIHCMTKEEPLR